A genome region from Littorina saxatilis isolate snail1 linkage group LG16, US_GU_Lsax_2.0, whole genome shotgun sequence includes the following:
- the LOC138949656 gene encoding zinc finger protein 436-like yields the protein MLKHTGEKKHACNECSARFLRSGSLRQHMLTHTGEKKYECSECDASFKRSFYLKQHMLTHTGEKNHACNVCCAMFLRSSDLKQHMLIHTREKTHACNECSAMFSRPGDLKQHMFKHTREKKHACNECGARFLRSGHLKQHMLTHTEEKKYECTECDASFKLSSYLKQHMLTHTGEKKHACNECGARFLRSDNLKQHMSTHTGEKKYKCTECDASFKLSSYLKHHMVTHTGEKKHACNECGVRFLRSGHLQQHMSTHTGEKKYECAV from the coding sequence atgttaaaacatacaggggagaaaaagcatgcatgcaatgagtgtagTGCCAGGTTTTTACGGTCTGGTTCTTTGaggcaacacatgttaacacatacaggggagaaaaagtaTGAGTGTTCTGAGTGTGATGCTAGTTTCAAACGGTCTTtttatttgaagcaacacatgttaacgcatacaggggagaaaaaccATGCATGCAATGTGTGCTGTGCCATGTTTTTACGGTCTAgtgatttgaagcaacacatgttaatacATACCAGGGAGAAAAcgcatgcatgcaatgagtgtagCGCCATGTTTTCACGGCCTGgtgatttgaagcaacacatgttcaaACATACAagggagaaaaagcatgcatgcaatgagtgtggtgccaGGTTTTTACGGTCTGGTCATttaaagcaacacatgttaacacatacggaagagaaaaagtatgagtgtactgagtgtgatgctagtttcaaactgtcttcttatttgaaacaacacatgttaacacatacaggagagaaaaagcatgcatgcaatgagtgtggtgcTAGGTTTTTACGGTCTGataatttgaagcaacacatgtcaaCACATACGGGAGAGAAAAAGTATAAGTGTACTGAGTGTGATGCCAGTTTCAAACTGTCTTCTTATTTGAAGCATCACATGGtaacacatacaggggagaaaaagcatgcatgcaatgagtgtggtgtTAGGTTTTTACGGTCTGGTCATTTGCAGCAACACATGTCAACACATACCGGAGAGAAAAAGTATGAGTGTGCTGTGTGA
- the LOC138949637 gene encoding zinc finger protein 665-like, whose translation MNSGEPSRPSLVTRQVHAEASHCSMEEGDTAILSDIKIEIDVAEETPQYWHMTEPEPYVPDREVNTAIMTAVQSLVGKAAVNTATMPTVQSLDGKAAVNGHSDAWLKPEIQTPNIQTAVDNCSHTWVKQEIQTLETQTAVNTHSDTWLKQEIQTPETRTAVDTHSDTWLKQEIQTPEKQTAVDNFSDTWLKQEIQLPETRTAVDTHSNTWLKQEIQTQETQAAVDSHISNTWLNQEIQTPETQTAVDTHSDIWLNQEIQTPETQTVVDTHSGTWLKQEIQTPEIQTAVDTHCDTWLKRGRWITETQSMGRLELNERRETDPVPMSDTTFPCSGHNNQQVVITTHAGKKKHACNECGARFFRSCDLKRHMLTHTGEKKHACNECGARFLQSGTLKQHMLTHTGEKKHACNECGARFFQSGNLKQHMLTHTGEKKHACNECGARFLRSGDLKRHMLTHTGEKKHACNECGARFLWSGHLKQHMLTHTEEKKYECTECDASFKLSSYLKHHMLTHTGEKKHACNECGAGFLRSCDLKRHMLTHTGEKKHACNECGARFSHSFSLRQHMLTHTGNKKHACNECCARFFRSDDLKRHMLTHTGEKKHACNECGARFSQSGTLKQHMLTHTGEKKHACNECGARFIQSGTLKQHMLAHTGEKKHACNECGARFLRSGDLKRHMLTHTGEKKHACNECGARFLRSGHLKQHMLTHTEEKKYECTECDASFKLSSYLKHHMLTHTGEKKHACNECGAGFLRSHNLRQHMLTHTGEKKHACNECGARFIQSGSLKQHMLKHTGEKKHACNE comes from the coding sequence TGCCGGACAGGGAGGTCAACACAGCTATCATGACTGCAGTGCAGTCATTGGTCGGAAAAGCTGCAGTCAACACAGCTACCATGCCTACAGTGCAGTCATTGGACGGAAAAGCTGCAGTTAATGGGCACAGCGATGCCTGGCTGAAACCAGAGATTCAGACACCAAACATACAGACTGCAGTCGACAATTGCAGTCATACTTGGGTGAAACAAGAAATACAGACActagaaacacagactgcagtcaacactcacagtgatacttggctgaaacaagagatacagacaccagaaacacggACTGCAGTCGACACTCatagtgatacctggctgaaacaagagatacagacaccagaaaaaCAGACTGCAGTCGACAATTTCAGCGATacttggctgaaacaagagatacagctACCAGAAACACGGACTGCAGTCGACACTCATAGcaatacctggctgaaacaagagatacagacacaagAAACACAAGCTGCAGTTGACTCTCATATTAGCAATACATGGCTGAaccaagagatacagacaccagaaacacagactgcagtcgacACTCACAGCGATATCTGGCTAAaccaagagatacagacaccagaaacacagactgtaGTCGACACTCATAGCggtacctggctgaaacaagagatacagacaccagaaataCAGACTGCAGTCGACACTCattgtgatacctggctgaaacgaGGGAGATGGATAACAGAAACTCAAAGCATGGGTAGATTAGAACTAAATGAGAGACGTGAAACAGATCCAGTTCCAATGTCTGACACCACATTCCCGTGTTCAGGTCACAATAATCAGCAGGTTGTGATTACAACACATGCAGGgaagaaaaagcatgcatgcaatgagtgtggtgccaGGTTTTTCAGGTCTTGtgatttgaagcgacacatgttaacacatacaggggagaaaaagcatgcatgcaatgagtgtggtgccaGGTTTTTACAGTCTGGtactttgaagcaacacatgttaacacatacaggggagaaaaagcatgcatgcaatgagtgtggtgccaGGTTTTTCCAGTCTGgtaatttgaagcaacacatgttaacacatacaggggagaaaaagcatgcatgcaatgagtgtggtgccaggtttttacggtctggtgatttgaagcgacacatgttaactcatacaggggagaaaaagcatgcatgcaatgagtgtggtgccaGGTTTTTATGGTCTGGTCATTTAaaacaacacatgttaacacatacggaagagaaaaagtatgagtgtactgagtgtgatgctagTTTCAAACTGTCTTCTTATTTGAAACaccacatgttaacacatacaggagagaaaaagcatgcatgcaatgagtgtggtgcTGGGTTTTTACGGTCTTGtgatttgaagcgacacatgttaacacatacaggggagaaaaagcatgcatgcaatgagtgtggtgccaGGTTTTCACACTCTTTTTCTTTGaggcaacacatgttaacacatacgggaaataaaaagcatgcatgcaatgagtgttgTGCCAGGTTTTTCAGATCTGAtgatttgaagcgacacatgctaacacatacaggagagaaaaagcatgcatgcaatgagtgtggtgccaGGTTTTCACAGTCTGGtactttgaagcaacacatgttaacacatacaggggagaaaaagcatgcatgcaatgagtgtggtgccaGGTTTATCCAGTCTGGtactttgaagcaacacatgttagcacatacaggggagaaaaagcatgcatgcaatgagtgtggtgccaggtttttacggtctggtgatttgaagcgacacatgttaactcatacaggggagaaaaagcatgcatgcaatgagtgtggtgccaggtttttacggtctggtcatttaaaacaacacatgttaacacatacggaagagaaaaagtatgagtgtactgagtgtgatgctagTTTCAAACTGTCTTCTTATTTGAAACaccacatgttaacacatacaggagagaaaaagcatgcatgcaatgagtgtggtgcTGGGTTTTTACGGTCTCATAATTTGaggcaacacatgttaacacatacgggggagaaaaagcatgcatgcaatgagtgcGGTGCCAGGTTTATCCAGTCTGGttctttgaagcaacacatgttaaaacatacaggggagaaaaagcatgcatgcaatgagtaG